GGGGACAGTGCATCCCCCTAACAGAGAGGAGTCGTTGCATAAGGCAGGCTACATTCACATGCACAAAGTCACAGATTGGTCCCACTCCAATTCACTATCAGGGTTAATCTATTTACATGCACCTTTTAATGCCACGTCATTGAGTCTCTGATGCTATAAATAAACCTGTTGACGCAATATTCCTGTCCACACATGGGATTcgacaatcaaaacaaaagggAGGTGGTTACAGTTCAAGCAGAAGTCTTGAACCAATGTGAAACTAGTAAAAAAGCTAATTAAAGCATCTTAAACTGGTTTCTAATAATTGGAATATAAGATTATTTGGGATACATGAACTTGGGATATTTTTGTTGACGCAAAGTAACCTGAATTAACAGACCATTAGATGCTGAAACAGCAGATAATAAACatatgttttgctttgttttttgcaaatgaGTTGCTCCAAACTTTGACgccatgtgtttgcatgtaggCGTCTTATATTTAAGCATTTGTTTGCACGCATCACAAAATGTCCATGTGTTTCCATGCATGTCTCTGTGTATGTCATCCCTGTCATGGGAATAATTACTAGCAAGGCCCCCTGGCTTAAAGTAACAGCGGGGCTAGTTTGTTGTCCCAGCAAATGGATTTCCATGGGAAAACAGGCCCAAGAGGCTGTCtccactcacacagacacactgaaatTATTCAGGCAGCGGGTCCTCAGCAGCACAGCAGATTTAGGGAGCCATAGCCTCCATGTTTCAGCCACAGCACTTATTTGGACAGTTAGGAGAGGTTTTCTCTGACACAACAGACGGACAGTAGAGAGCTGTGGATGGACAGATTCAGAGAGAGCtgtggagtgagagagaggagaaagagggagccGACGAGCTCAACAGACTGTAAGGGGAGCAAGGTTGGCTgttgtctgtttctttctcttaatCCTTAAATCTTCTGTAATcaggatgagagggagagagcatgTTGCCTGACTTAGGACAGCACAGTCTATGTTGGGACCTGGACGGATTGCCAGCTGATGAGGAGTCCTTACTGGCCAGTAGGAGAGATGGAGGGTGGGGGGATGGCATTCAGCTGGAGACAGTTTGGAAACGTAAACTTCCCCAGTTTCTACCAAGAGTCAACAGGAAGAAGGGAAGCCCAATTAATGAGGATGGTTTAACCACtgagagcattttttttaagaagaaagagaagaagacttATCCACGGATTGCTTTAGGGTGAGAATTTGCTCTaagtttctttttcactttgatttaGCACAAATTGTTGcacatgtttttacatattcacTCCACAGCTCATATTTAGGATCCAGAGGAAGAAGCTTGATCAGATTACAAGGTGCTGCTCAGCAGGAAGTGTAGGCCACAAAGGCAGAGTTAAAATAGGAGCTGTCTGTATTTGTTCacaaggaggaagagagagaaaagtttgTGTGATTGTTATCTTCATTCTTCAGCATGCACAACGGGGAAATAAGAACATATGTTTGTGGGATTAAAGGAGTTGAGCAGCTCTATCTGGCATTTAATGAGAGCTTATccaaaatgtgcttttacttGACATTGTCAGCAGGTGCAAAACTGCTTCTTTGCAATCTGTGTTAATTTGTGCCTAGTTTGGATACGGTGTAGCGATGTGTGCAGGAACGAGGCAGCTTTTATACTGAAACCATCAATCCCTCACTTGTAGGGCAATCAAGCTCTTTCTCATGCTAAAAACATTAAGAATGACTAAATCTATCCCACCATAAGCCTGAACCTTAAGAAACTGTGTCTTTACTGGTTTCAAAATATGCTTCATACAAACATAAGATTTGTACTTTATTGATttataccaaaaaaacaactggatAGCCCAGTGCACTTCTACTGCAGAGAAGTGTGACACGGTTAAGACACCATGACAGATGCTGTCACTTGCCTGGCCTCCCATTGCTTCCGGCACACCATATGGCCTTTCTCAACTCTGTACATGCCTTTATTCACATGACTTTCACAGACCAAACTTCTGCAGTTGTAGAATGTTTCTTGAGCATTAACTGTATAcctgttatttatttgtagATATATATGCATGTTTTGCACATTCTTATACATTTGAGTATTCATTATCTTAAAGTATATAAAAGCGAAAATATCACTCTCAGAGTTTTAactactctctctctgttcttctgTTCTATAATGGGCTGAGTGAGTGAACGGGCATTGGCAAAAAGAATGTTGCACAGTCAGCTTACACATCTTGTAAATCAGACTTGCGGATCAGCCGCTCTAACAGGAGGGCGGAGGTGAGGTGAAGCTCATCATCCTCTTTTAGACACCGTGCCTTTTACACAAGGCACCTACAGATCTATTTAATACGCTAACTTCAAAAGCTGCCAATGTATTGCCGTTATTCTTGCATTCATACTTTCATTAGATGCTTATTTTGAGGGGAGAAATCATACACAATCCTATCCTAGATGGCCcaatttaaaatacagtacTGAAATGCCTTTTGCACacaaatattttgatatcaCCAAGACCTTTCACATTAGGATAAGCACACATTTTTGACAGTACCTGAATTGGAACATGAGATATATGTCAGTTCAAGTTCTTGCTGTCTTTAAGATGTTTATATGAGCAGCATTTGGCCACTGAACACAGCATTTGTTTGTGTCCACAATAAAAACTATTAATGTTTTCCTATTCAAGATGTAGATGGTGAGCAGCAGACTTGACACCCAGGTGTGATCCCAGGCAGAAGGGGGGCCAATGGCCACTGCAAAGTATGACCCCCACCTGGGCGAAGGCCCATCTGAGGACTCGGAGATCCTCCTGGATGATTCTGACTCAGGGAGTGTGCTCTCTGACGACTCAGTGCTTCCCGACTATGACAGGGATGAAAAGGACACAGAGCCGGCTAAAACGTTGTATGAGGCCTGCGCTCGGAATGACCCCACGTCCCTGCGCAGGATCTTGGAGAGAGGAGTCACTAAAGACGAGGCCATGGACCTGGACATCAATGGCAGGGTGAGTTggatttcttttccttttttacaacAGGGGCTTTGACACAAAGTGAGAAATCTATATTTCTACAATGAAAAGGGTTTGATAGTCATGAAGGTGCATTTGTTTCTATGTTCCCCCTCAGACTGGACTGATGTTGGCTGTGGGAAAGGGATTCGTAGACATTGTCACCATGCTGCATGTATGTCCATTAATAGACATCAACCACCAAGACAATGATGGCAACACTGCCCTCATGATTGCTGCGCAAGCAGGTATGTCACATGACATATACACCACATTAACTCAACATCTAGTCTCAATTCATCAACCTAccataatgaaataatgttttggttcTTTTTCCCCAGGTTTCGTCACTATTTTAAACTATATCCTTAACTACTACTCTGGTGTGGACTCAGAAGTCAGGGATCCCCGTGGCTTCACAGCTCTAATTAAGGCAGGCCTGCAGGGCCGAGACGAGTGTGTGTCCGCCCTGTTAATGCATGGTAAGTTAATGTTACATAAGACCTCCTATAAACTTTGCAGGAGGAACATCTGATGTGTGTGCACACGTGGACAACATATTCATTCAGAGGCAATAAGGCCAGGTTCTTACATTCGTGCAGACCATCACCCATGGGACAATTgtttaagaaaacataaatttaCAGTATGGATGGAAGAATGAAAACTGTTGTGTGCAATTCATAATTTGACCAGGAAAATAtaccaaaaatataaacattgtaCACAAGTGATTTAGAGGGTAAAACAGGGATATCTGATCTGTGAACTAATCTGGTCTTTCTCCAATCCCTTTCTATTCAGAGTTCAATTATGTCAGAGACCGATAATTTGACAGGCAAACCGAgccatttgtaaaataaaaatatatgtctGGTGTTCTTGGTATTGTTTTAAAGCCTTGCTTATTCATTAAGCGGGTTATCATAGTCTTCAAAAATAGACACatattcttaaaataatgacttaaactGAATTATTACAACCAGATAGCTTTAGAGAAAATCTGCAGAAATCTGGCCTGATTTAAGTACACTGTTTTCACCTAATAGCAATCTATATCTTATATCACCATGTTGGGAAATGGCCTGTATCACTTCTGGAAGTGTTATGCTGCACATCTACTCAATGAACTGTGCTTCAAAAGTGGCCACATGGTGGGGTCATTTTACTGTAGGATCATTGGATTTCCTCACATCCCCCAGCATCCAATGATTATCAATGTGTGTCGTTGTTTAAAACccttttttgcttgtttttcctcCCCTTTTCATTCCCAGGTGCAGATATGAATGCAGTTGATCTGGTCCAAGGGAAAGGTCTAAACGATTGGATCCTTAGGACAGGAAGGTTTGAGACTCTTAGAAGAATCCGCCGCCTGAAGGCTTATTCTGTCGCTGAGCAGTTCTGTGATAGTTACATTCCTGAGTGGCCTGAGCTGAAGCAACTGGTAGCAAAGGCCACAGCCACCAAAACAACCAGTCAGAAGCTGAGGCAGCGCTTAAAAGACAGTCTTTCTTTCAACTTCCCTAACGACCCCCAAGACAATGGGGTCTTTGACCATATGGTGCGGATGACTACAGGCCTCCACAGCCCCTGATAGTCACTGGTTGCCGTCCACTCTGTCCCTCTAGCCCCCCAGAGATTGGCAAGCCACGGTTTACCGTCCTTGAGCTGCTTGAAAAGCACAGCAGCAAGGAGTTGGAGGAGAGCACAGTGTGCCACAGTAAAGGCTCCATCACCACCTCAGCTTCTCAGGCTGCTGTGTCAGCCACCTCTGTATCTCTGACCTCCTGCTGCCAGTACACGGAGCGCAGGGAAAGCATGACAACAGGTGACACGAGAAGCTTCATTCCCCGCAGCATGGCACACAGGAACAGCATCTTCCCCTCAGGATGTATTCCCAAGATTGAAGTAACAAAATCTGGGGAGCCCACtccaaagaaagagaaaaagaagaaaaggcagAAGGGCTACCTGGAGCCTCCTATCTGGAAGTACAAGGAGGccaaggaggagaaaaagagagagaagaagcagcaacaggaaaaggaaaaagaacaagagaaaaaacagaagggGTCTAAACGTTCATCAAGCAAAAAATGAGCCACTATTCTCTTTTCACTGTGATAAAGTCACGCATGAGGAATGAGCATATGTGATTACAGTGAGGCTTTTGTGATTACAGTGAGGTTTTAACAGAAAACTaagaaaatgcaacaacaaactTTGGAAAACTGAAAATTGTGAACCAAATATTCTTTGGTTTTGGAGACATACGGTGTCTTACATGTCTTAGTATGACTGACTTCTTCTTCGAGGATTGGAAGGTCCAGTGGAAGATCAACTCTCATGGTGATGCAAAGTTAAACTCACCACAACACCTGCAATGACATTTTGTGAGGATTTTAcaaatctgtgtttgtgaatgatggTATTTAactgaaagacaaacaaagcaaCAGCAAATACTGTTTATAAAGTACATGTGAGCAAAAGCCTTCAGCAAATTAATTTTGGTTTATCAAAAAGACAATGTCGACTGAGATAAAAGAGACAACACATCTTCAAACTATGTGCTTTGCTCCTCTACACCACATGCTCAAAGTAACAGGGACGGCTTTTTACAAGACCAAGAGATGAAGATGGTTTACTTTTGTAAGATTCATAAACTATGTTCTTTTTCCACTCTGAAATGGGAGTAATGCTGTTGGAAAAGATTCAGAAACAGGAAATCGTAGCTATAATACATTTTCCGATTGAGATCAGAACTGCTAAATCAGCAGACAAAATTTCAATATACTTGAGTGTTTCATGCAATCCCTCAAATACGACTACCAGGGCAAGCTAAAGCCATTTTACAGCAATATATTAATAGAATCAGTAACGATTTTGAGATTTATTCAACACTCTTATTTCCGAGAGCGATCCAATCTCCACTGTACGCAACATGTAGCATATACCTGATGCCTTTTACtatgtgtttttgaaataatttaatacTCCATACTGTGGAATGATGTTAGGAGGGAAGATGCAgaaaaacttttcaaacttttgcCCGATCATGAGAAAAAACTACTCACTGGTGTTCAAGTCAAAAGTCTGCTGGAGCTTGATGTACTatgtttaatgcttttaattggatacctttatttctttttgcaaaaatgttctGACACCAACAGCAGACCTCACACGTACAGAGTTACCTATGCacgtgtatgtatgtatatatgtactaTTTGCACATTATGTCACTCAGGAAATCTTTTGTCATACGTTGGGCATTATACCTGAAAAATCTGTCACGGCAAGGAAAATCTCTTTTGGGGTGCTGCTTTCATTGgggcatttaaaaatgttctctgtaTCGATCATCTTGGTAATTCAtgaaataataactaataacaaaaaaaactataaatgcAATACCTGTTCTAATtacagcaaaatatatttaaatgttttgaattaaaataatgtaataagaTACTATTCTTAGAGCATAACTTCAGGggttattcatttaaaaagtggaaacaagagacacaaaaaactcAGGTCTTCTAAATCTTGataaagatgaaaatgtgtgtttgtatgtgaggAATAAATTTACTGACCTTTTCAAGTGAATCTGTTTATCTGCCCTCTACCTCGGATTTGGTGATCTGAAAGAACCACGATATTGTACATTAGTGTGGTCACAGGACATAATACACATTTGTTGTACAGtaactgaaacagaaacagattttaaaGATACATCCTGaagcattttttcattttatgacatgaataaattgtatttacaaGCTAGAAATTCAACATTTCCTTAACAGGCATGCACGTGACGGATGAGCCTCTTGTCTGGCACTTAACCTTGGTAACTCTCTCCCAAAGTTACTTTGAGCTTCTTAAGAAGGCCTATAATGCGCTCTCTGGAGTGGCATGGGATGACTTTTGAACCATGATCTGTAATCTTTTAATCCAATGTGCAGTTCCATTACATAACAATTAGCTTTTGTTGGCGGTAGCATAAAAATCAAGATGGATACTTTCATGtgctcaaatatattttatggaaTTATTTCTTTGAAAACAgttacatttcctgttttgaCTTAAAGTTCTTTACGTCAACATAAAGCTAGCAAGTTCAAaattttctcatattttaagGATTCTGGCTCACTTCCTCTTCACAGGGGGGAACTTGGTGACTTGAGGTCaactctaaaataaaaacctctcTAGAATTTAATGAAAGAACACATTGAACCTCTATGGAGAGGAAACACATATCCTCATACAGTTGGAACACATAGGCTGGACCAGATTGTACAGATTTTGATCTTTTGAAAATGAGGCATCACACTGTGAAGCACAAATACGAGCTGTCTGTCAGCTAAAGTATTGACTATTTACTTAAAACAAGGGAGCAAAACAAGTCTTCCCTTTATCAGGATTTTGctcatgaaaaagtcacagtatgaAAACATGTCTGGTTAAGCAAAATCACATTTCCTCCAGCAGAttatacaacaaataaaagcttttagaAAAACCTTAAGGGAATAAGACAGTGTGGCTCTTTGAATCACAGAGATtggtagaaaagaaaaatcagtgctgattaaaaaaagaacaacaatttGCTCTTTTTTCTACATGACAGCTGATGTGAGAGCTTCCAGCTGTTTCTTCAGTCGTAAGCCAAAAACTGAGAGATTACAGAGCCTGAGAACAAGGGGGGGGATTTATATTACAGACATGAAGACATCTGTCTCAGGCTCTGCTGAATGAAGTGTTTTCACACAGCCGAGTCTGTCTGGCATCCAAGAGACAAATGCAATTGCCATTAGGAGACACTTTGTCGGACACAACCGCAATAACAGAGAGGCAGTTGAGCAACATTGTGTTATCCCTAATTTGGTTAACAAGGAATAGTAGTTAATTTAGACAAAAAAAGTATCTTTAAGTGCCACGTCACtcagaaatgtgtttgcttATTACTCCAAATGAAAGTTTACCTTTACTGTGCAGAATCCGGTAAGTCCAAGTTTTGACATTAAgtctgttttcacattaatctgATTTAAAGTGGAAAGTTTCTCTCAGCTAGTAAATCTCAGTTCAAGACTTGTATGTATGAGCAtgatttcatgacatcacaaCTTATTTTGTCTGGAAGAACATTGTGGTCAAATATTCAACCTAAATAAATTGGATGTGGGAACTTAAAACCTAAGTTTTTAGAATAACAATATACCAAATGACAACGTGAAAACACCGTCAAACATTCTGCAGCACCGTTCGTTCGTGAGGTCATGAGTCTGGAAGACAGCTCAGGGCTTGAACCCTTTTCTAACCATCAATTAAAGAGGCGGTGGTGAGGAGCCCCCCCCCCAGTTTTGAACAGCTTCATAGCAAGTTTCAGTTCTTAGTTGTGTGGCCCACTTCGCTGCTCTCATATCACATTTTTGGGCAttgcaggcagctgttttcagtcaTATAGCTTAAAAAAATCCTCTGtaccagctggtgaacatggtaGAGCATTTAGCATCTGATGTCGTtagaaacaaaaagcagaacatATGGAGACTGAATACTGGACTAACATTCATCAGGAGGAGGGCAACACAACTCCAATAgttggatgtgtaaataagc
The sequence above is a segment of the Anoplopoma fimbria isolate UVic2021 breed Golden Eagle Sablefish chromosome 12, Afim_UVic_2022, whole genome shotgun sequence genome. Coding sequences within it:
- the ankrd33aa gene encoding LOW QUALITY PROTEIN: photoreceptor ankyrin repeat protein (The sequence of the model RefSeq protein was modified relative to this genomic sequence to represent the inferred CDS: inserted 1 base in 1 codon), with product MATAKYDPHLGEGPSEDSEILLDDSDSGSVLSDDSVLPDYDRDEKDTEPAKTLYEACARNDPTSLRRILERGVTKDEAMDLDINGRTGLMLAVGKGFVDIVTMLHVCPLIDINHQDNDGNTALMIAAQAGFVTILNYILNYYSGVDSEVRDPRGFTALIKAGLQGRDECVSALLMHGADMNAVDLVQGKGLNDWILRTGRFETLRRIRRLKAYSVAEQFCDSYIPEWPELKQLVAKATATKTTSQKLRQRLKDSLSFNFPNDPQDNGVFDHMVRMTTGLHXPLIVTGCRPLCPSSPPEIGKPRFTVLELLEKHSSKELEESTVCHSKGSITTSASQAAVSATSVSLTSCCQYTERRESMTTGDTRSFIPRSMAHRNSIFPSGCIPKIEVTKSGEPTPKKEKKKKRQKGYLEPPIWKYKEAKEEKKREKKQQQEKEKEQEKKQKGSKRSSSKK